One window of Brevibacillus choshinensis genomic DNA carries:
- a CDS encoding PucR family transcriptional regulator, with protein MENKPFTVERLLQLPLFNGVQVMAGASGVSKEIYYIDNMETPTLTGFLRPNELILTTGYSFRHEPTMLCRLLDEMHRVGGSAVGIKTKRFIQEVPQEALEKSNLYGIPLFDIPLEITFIDMTHTVIDQILNRQAFLLREVREINQQFTNLVLNRRTTELVVLIGHLLGCEAAVLNEDGEVESCTTRFGWTDFMEKRPVQVGSKVMGYLAISRVLGEQERFEEMCLDHAITVLAIEFTIRQSQQLQREREQESFLVELFSGSSHQEDLLRYRAQQLGIPLGRFSYVMVLQIRAGAEKQGRDESLTRMYNLLVQRVNKPGVYTRKGVFINDSLIVLCSTIHDTAEKQRAEAEQLVRELMAQAEEIPAHTQLYVGIGAIREQLSDVPTSRQEAHKAMEIGLHTQPKQKIVHFHEVLVEDLLLDAAGHPVLTALTSMLIEPIVAYDKEYGTELLATLNAFLRSGGNTKRVAEELFIHRNSVLYRLDRVSEIIQNDLNDPEVRFRLDVAMRVWKTKDIHAKAIT; from the coding sequence ATGGAAAACAAGCCTTTTACCGTGGAACGGCTTCTGCAGCTGCCCTTGTTTAATGGGGTACAGGTCATGGCAGGCGCGAGTGGCGTATCCAAGGAAATTTACTATATCGACAACATGGAAACCCCGACTTTGACCGGTTTTCTGCGACCCAATGAATTGATATTGACGACGGGCTATTCCTTTCGCCATGAACCTACGATGCTGTGCAGGCTGCTAGATGAGATGCATCGGGTTGGTGGATCGGCGGTAGGGATCAAGACGAAGCGATTTATTCAAGAGGTGCCCCAGGAGGCACTGGAAAAAAGCAATCTTTACGGCATCCCGTTGTTCGATATTCCACTAGAAATTACGTTTATCGATATGACGCATACGGTGATTGATCAAATCCTCAATCGGCAGGCATTTTTGCTGCGGGAGGTGCGGGAAATCAATCAGCAGTTTACCAATCTGGTCTTAAACCGTCGGACGACTGAGCTAGTCGTGTTGATTGGGCATTTGCTAGGCTGTGAGGCTGCTGTACTGAATGAAGACGGAGAAGTGGAGAGCTGCACGACTCGTTTTGGCTGGACGGATTTTATGGAAAAGCGACCTGTGCAAGTAGGCAGCAAGGTCATGGGGTATTTAGCTATTTCCAGAGTGCTCGGGGAGCAGGAGCGCTTTGAAGAGATGTGCCTCGATCATGCCATTACCGTGCTCGCCATTGAGTTTACGATTCGCCAGTCGCAGCAGCTGCAGCGGGAAAGGGAACAGGAATCGTTTCTGGTGGAGCTGTTTTCCGGTTCGTCCCATCAGGAGGATCTGCTACGTTATCGCGCCCAGCAGCTAGGAATTCCTCTCGGGCGGTTTTCCTATGTAATGGTGCTGCAGATTCGAGCGGGGGCTGAAAAGCAGGGCCGTGATGAGTCGCTGACGCGTATGTACAATCTGCTGGTTCAACGGGTGAACAAGCCCGGTGTGTATACACGAAAGGGAGTTTTTATCAACGATTCACTGATCGTGCTGTGCTCGACCATCCATGACACGGCAGAAAAGCAGAGAGCCGAAGCCGAGCAGTTAGTGCGTGAGCTTATGGCCCAGGCTGAGGAGATTCCTGCCCATACTCAATTGTACGTAGGGATCGGCGCCATCCGCGAGCAGTTGTCGGATGTTCCAACGAGCAGACAGGAAGCGCACAAAGCCATGGAAATCGGTCTACATACACAGCCAAAGCAAAAGATCGTTCATTTCCACGAAGTGCTTGTGGAAGACCTGCTTTTGGATGCGGCCGGACATCCTGTGCTCACTGCACTCACCTCAATGCTGATCGAGCCTATCGTTGCGTATGATAAAGAATATGGAACCGAGCTGCTGGCTACACTCAATGCGTTCCTGCGATCGGGCGGCAACACCAAGCGGGTAGCGGAAGAGTTGTTTATCCATCGCAATTCCGTCTTGTATCGACTAGATCGAGTGAGCGAAATCATCCAAAATGATTTGAATGATCCCGAGGTACGCTTTCGTCTGGACGTAGCCATGCGGGTATGGAAGACGAAGGATATTCATGCCAAAGCGATCACGTAG
- a CDS encoding M20 family metallopeptidase, with amino-acid sequence MGQTSENKQRIVQAVDELDAQLREIALAIHANPELSFFEKKASQWLTEPLVAAGFEVEREIAGLETAFRATWEGRPGGPTIALLAEYDALPEIGHACGHNLIGTSAVGAALALKKAIPDLPGRIIVMGTPAEEDGGGKIIMCGQGVFDEVDAAMMCHPHKKTMVLRGALACVDATFSFYGKQAHASSAPEKGISALDALINTFVAINSLRQFCKEDVRIHGIITKGGDAPNVVPEYCEAKFILRAANVRELRELTEKVYKTVHHSAEAVGARAEIKEGLVYAERNNNHALAGLFAENLEAMGIEVSDPPKKGGIGSSDIGNVGQVTATIHPYIKITEAGTHTPEFTVATASEDGLIGMNHAAKALAMTAYDLCADQAVFQKVREEFETWKKNKQSEEA; translated from the coding sequence ATGGGACAGACTTCCGAGAACAAACAGCGTATTGTACAAGCCGTCGATGAGCTTGATGCCCAGCTGCGTGAGATCGCCTTGGCGATCCATGCCAACCCAGAGCTCAGTTTTTTCGAGAAAAAAGCATCACAATGGTTGACGGAGCCGCTGGTGGCAGCAGGTTTTGAAGTAGAGCGTGAGATAGCCGGACTTGAAACCGCTTTCCGTGCAACGTGGGAAGGACGACCAGGGGGACCTACGATTGCCTTGCTCGCGGAGTACGACGCGCTACCAGAGATTGGACATGCTTGCGGTCACAATCTGATCGGGACGTCGGCTGTAGGAGCGGCATTGGCACTGAAAAAGGCAATCCCTGATTTGCCTGGTCGCATCATCGTGATGGGAACGCCAGCAGAAGAAGATGGCGGAGGCAAAATCATCATGTGTGGACAAGGTGTATTTGATGAAGTTGATGCTGCTATGATGTGCCACCCTCACAAAAAGACGATGGTCTTGCGTGGTGCACTCGCTTGTGTCGATGCGACCTTTAGCTTTTACGGGAAGCAGGCTCACGCGTCCTCTGCGCCAGAAAAAGGCATTAGTGCATTGGACGCCTTGATCAACACGTTTGTTGCCATCAATTCCCTGCGCCAGTTTTGCAAGGAAGATGTGCGGATTCATGGCATTATTACAAAAGGCGGAGATGCACCAAATGTCGTGCCGGAATACTGCGAAGCCAAGTTTATTCTCCGAGCAGCCAATGTACGGGAGCTTCGCGAGCTGACAGAAAAGGTCTACAAGACCGTACATCACTCTGCCGAAGCGGTCGGGGCGCGTGCAGAGATCAAAGAAGGTCTCGTCTATGCGGAGCGAAACAACAATCATGCACTTGCGGGATTGTTTGCTGAAAATCTGGAGGCGATGGGGATTGAAGTGAGCGATCCACCGAAAAAGGGCGGCATTGGCTCTTCGGATATCGGGAATGTCGGACAGGTGACGGCGACGATCCATCCTTATATCAAAATAACAGAGGCAGGCACCCATACACCAGAATTTACAGTGGCAACTGCGTCTGAGGATGGCCTGATCGGAATGAATCATGCGGCAAAAGCGTTGGCTATGACCGCCTATGATTTATGTGCAGATCAAGCTGTCTTCCAGAAAGTACGGGAAGAGTTCGAGACCTGGAAAAAGAATAAACAATCAGAGGAGGCCTGA
- a CDS encoding YfcC family protein, translating to MSVHPVMTDSGRPTSFWRKYIKMPHTFVLLVILTLLAAALTYLVPSGEFERAKDPTSGKTLVVPNSYHAVEGDPVSLVEVPKAIVKGLIDSSDIVFFIFIIGGAFQVITATGTIEAVTSRVAKTFSKRGIMIIPVFLGLFSVGGFTMGMSSEVMVFVPLGIAIARSLGYDALTGTAMVSLGASIGFTAGLMNPFNVGLAQVIAEVPMFSGMWLRAILLITLLVITSWYIIRYARKVRKTPEASIVHNLEKTSTEKKLDLSSLPSLEVKHILTVLTIIASFALLIWGVSKKDWWMEELSALFLTMGVVSGLCAKFGPSRIASEFVKGASAITFGAFIIGIARSILIVLEQGNVIDTIVFGLSDAVGHLHGSIQVLGMYFFQTVMNVFITSGTGLAATTMPIMVPLADLLGVTRQTSVLAFQMGDGFTNMILPTSSALMGSLAVSGITYQQWVKFMWPLMLMWVITGAVFVLIGHAIAY from the coding sequence ATGAGCGTACATCCCGTTATGACGGATTCTGGTCGGCCGACTTCATTTTGGCGAAAATATATCAAAATGCCTCATACCTTCGTGCTTTTGGTCATCCTGACATTGCTCGCCGCGGCCCTTACTTATTTAGTGCCGTCCGGCGAGTTTGAGCGGGCAAAGGATCCGACCTCTGGGAAAACGTTAGTAGTCCCCAACTCCTATCACGCCGTGGAAGGCGATCCGGTCAGTCTGGTAGAAGTACCAAAAGCTATTGTAAAAGGACTCATTGATTCCAGTGATATCGTATTCTTCATCTTTATTATCGGCGGTGCGTTTCAGGTCATCACGGCGACAGGAACGATCGAAGCCGTGACGAGCCGGGTAGCAAAAACATTTTCCAAACGGGGCATCATGATTATTCCGGTGTTCTTGGGATTGTTCTCCGTCGGTGGTTTTACGATGGGCATGTCGTCCGAGGTCATGGTTTTCGTACCACTGGGAATCGCGATCGCCCGTTCACTCGGGTATGATGCGTTGACAGGAACGGCGATGGTCTCGCTCGGGGCCTCCATCGGTTTTACTGCGGGTCTGATGAATCCGTTTAACGTGGGACTGGCTCAGGTCATCGCTGAGGTACCGATGTTTTCGGGGATGTGGCTACGGGCCATTCTGTTGATCACGCTTTTGGTTATCACCAGCTGGTACATCATCCGCTATGCACGCAAGGTACGCAAGACACCAGAAGCCAGCATCGTTCACAATCTGGAGAAAACGTCTACAGAGAAGAAACTAGACCTTTCTTCGCTCCCTAGCTTGGAGGTCAAACATATTTTGACGGTCCTCACCATCATCGCCAGCTTTGCTCTGCTCATATGGGGGGTATCGAAAAAAGACTGGTGGATGGAAGAACTGTCGGCATTGTTTTTGACGATGGGCGTCGTTTCGGGCTTATGCGCGAAGTTTGGTCCGAGCCGGATTGCCAGTGAATTTGTAAAAGGCGCGAGCGCCATCACCTTTGGCGCATTCATTATCGGGATTGCCCGTTCGATCCTGATTGTTCTGGAGCAGGGGAATGTCATCGACACGATCGTCTTCGGATTGTCCGATGCCGTAGGTCATTTGCACGGCTCGATTCAAGTGCTTGGGATGTATTTCTTCCAGACCGTCATGAACGTCTTTATCACATCGGGAACGGGGTTAGCGGCTACGACCATGCCGATCATGGTACCGCTCGCAGACCTGCTCGGCGTAACTCGCCAAACATCCGTCCTCGCCTTCCAAATGGGAGACGGTTTCACCAATATGATTCTGCCGACCTCTTCTGCACTAATGGGCAGTCTGGCGGTATCGGGGATTACGTATCAGCAATGGGTCAAATTCATGTGGCCGCTGATGCTGATGTGGGTCATTACCGGAGCAGTCTTTGTGCTTATTGGGCATGCGATTGCTTATTAA
- a CDS encoding DUF1177 domain-containing protein — protein sequence MSWKQTITVFEALDSAYVSGETIKELFASYPAVKVSVQTVTGEEGKTDFVKIVIPGKNGKATGGTAPTFGIIGRLGGIGARPSRIGMVSDADGAIAAIASALKLADMQKKGDVLAGDVIISTHICPNAPTQPHEPVDFMGSPVDILTMNRYEVIPEMEAILSIDTTKGNRIVNHKGIAISPTVKEGFILRISEDLLRIMEMTTGQLPVTFPITMQDITPYGNDLFHINSILQPAVATDAPVVGVAITAQTAVPGCGTGASHESDIALAVKFAVEVAKEYTNGVSTLYDEAEYAQILNRYGSMKVLQTMGNVAGN from the coding sequence ATGTCATGGAAACAAACCATCACCGTGTTTGAAGCGCTGGATAGTGCATATGTCAGTGGAGAAACGATTAAGGAACTTTTTGCATCGTATCCAGCGGTGAAGGTCAGTGTACAAACGGTAACAGGGGAAGAAGGCAAGACCGATTTCGTCAAGATTGTCATTCCGGGCAAAAACGGGAAAGCCACAGGCGGGACTGCGCCAACCTTTGGGATTATCGGAAGATTGGGCGGTATTGGTGCACGGCCGAGCCGAATCGGGATGGTGTCGGATGCAGACGGCGCGATCGCAGCGATTGCATCTGCCTTGAAGCTCGCAGATATGCAAAAGAAGGGTGACGTCCTCGCAGGAGATGTCATCATCAGCACGCATATTTGCCCGAATGCCCCTACGCAGCCGCACGAGCCGGTAGATTTTATGGGCTCGCCAGTCGATATTTTGACCATGAACCGCTATGAAGTCATTCCTGAGATGGAAGCGATTTTGTCTATCGATACGACGAAAGGCAACCGCATCGTCAATCACAAAGGAATCGCGATCTCGCCGACTGTAAAAGAAGGCTTCATTCTTCGTATCAGCGAGGATTTGCTCCGCATTATGGAAATGACCACCGGACAGCTTCCAGTGACTTTCCCAATTACGATGCAGGACATCACGCCGTACGGGAATGACCTATTCCACATCAATAGCATCCTGCAGCCTGCCGTTGCCACGGATGCTCCGGTCGTAGGTGTCGCGATTACGGCACAGACAGCCGTTCCAGGCTGCGGTACAGGTGCCAGTCACGAATCAGATATTGCGCTTGCCGTCAAATTTGCGGTAGAAGTGGCCAAAGAGTACACCAATGGCGTATCCACCTTGTACGATGAAGCGGAATACGCACAAATCCTCAACCGCTACGGATCGATGAAAGTGCTGCAAACGATGGGCAACGTAGCAGGCAACTAA
- a CDS encoding OPT/YSL family transporter → MAKNKTSKEKHPSVFEPFSLLLNVGLSVFGAIIGMQLITSLGVTPSTSIIGALAAMLIARIPLEIFSKYRSIHRQNLVQTSISSATFGAANSLLIPIGIPFAMGKPELIMPMMIGAGLAMFVDTALLYKLFDSKVFPASGTWAPGVATAEAIIAGDKGGKRGALLGVGTVIGLIGSYLGISMSAFGVAFIGNIWALAMFGIGLLLRQYSVPLFHVDVNTMYIPHGFMIGAGIVALFQVAVIIFRKKKPVTNASSSVEEVTYTKSDKQTSRTLGFGFIAYLVIALIVALTGGLISHMSFGMLIGFMIFAAFAAYVHELIVGIAAMHSGWFPAFAIALITLIIGMMIGFPPVALALLVGFSAATGPAFADMGYDLKTGYILRGNGSDPEAELAGRKQQYFAGLIAFGVALITVMFSYNSFFSQGLIPPVDKVYASTIEAGTSPEVAKQLLMWAIPGAILQLVGGSSRQVGVMFATGLLILNPNAGWAVLAGILIRTVVLKMKGKQAESTLSILAAGFIAGDALYSFFSSVVKFAKK, encoded by the coding sequence ATGGCTAAAAATAAAACTTCCAAAGAAAAGCATCCCTCTGTTTTCGAGCCGTTCTCACTACTATTGAACGTAGGCTTGTCCGTATTTGGTGCCATAATTGGAATGCAGCTGATTACATCGCTTGGGGTAACGCCGAGCACATCGATTATAGGTGCGCTGGCCGCGATGCTGATCGCTCGGATTCCATTGGAGATATTTTCGAAATACAGATCGATTCATCGACAAAACCTGGTACAGACGTCAATTTCCTCTGCGACATTCGGTGCGGCAAACAGCTTGCTGATTCCCATTGGGATCCCCTTTGCGATGGGGAAGCCAGAACTGATCATGCCAATGATGATCGGGGCAGGGCTGGCGATGTTTGTGGATACAGCACTGCTGTACAAGCTCTTCGATTCCAAAGTATTCCCGGCCTCAGGGACATGGGCTCCGGGTGTTGCTACAGCGGAAGCGATTATCGCAGGAGACAAAGGCGGTAAGCGTGGGGCGTTGTTGGGAGTAGGGACGGTCATTGGTTTGATTGGTTCATACTTGGGCATTTCGATGTCCGCATTCGGGGTAGCGTTTATCGGGAACATCTGGGCCTTGGCGATGTTTGGCATCGGTCTTTTGCTAAGACAATATTCCGTACCACTTTTCCATGTTGACGTGAACACAATGTATATCCCGCACGGCTTTATGATCGGGGCAGGGATAGTCGCATTGTTCCAAGTGGCAGTTATTATTTTTAGAAAAAAGAAACCGGTTACAAACGCTTCTTCTTCTGTTGAGGAAGTAACGTATACGAAAAGTGACAAACAAACCTCCCGGACTCTGGGATTTGGCTTTATTGCCTATTTGGTCATTGCATTGATTGTCGCACTTACAGGCGGACTGATTTCACACATGTCATTCGGCATGTTGATCGGCTTTATGATCTTCGCTGCATTTGCTGCGTACGTACACGAACTGATCGTAGGGATTGCGGCGATGCACTCTGGGTGGTTCCCGGCTTTTGCGATTGCGCTGATTACGCTGATCATCGGGATGATGATCGGGTTCCCACCAGTGGCGCTAGCACTCTTGGTAGGTTTCAGTGCTGCGACAGGTCCAGCTTTTGCTGATATGGGCTACGACTTGAAAACGGGCTACATCTTGCGTGGCAACGGTTCCGATCCTGAAGCAGAGCTAGCAGGTCGCAAACAGCAATACTTCGCAGGCTTGATCGCGTTTGGTGTCGCTTTGATTACCGTCATGTTTTCGTACAACAGCTTTTTCTCTCAAGGGCTCATCCCACCCGTGGATAAAGTATACGCCAGTACGATTGAGGCAGGTACTTCCCCAGAGGTTGCCAAGCAATTGCTGATGTGGGCGATTCCAGGCGCAATCCTGCAATTGGTTGGTGGATCCAGTCGTCAGGTTGGGGTCATGTTTGCCACAGGGTTGCTGATCCTGAATCCGAATGCGGGCTGGGCGGTACTGGCTGGTATCCTCATTCGCACGGTCGTGTTGAAAATGAAAGGCAAACAAGCAGAAAGCACACTCAGTATTCTCGCGGCTGGTTTTATCGCCGGGGATGCGCTCTACAGCTTCTTTAGTTCCGTAGTGAAATTTGCCAAGAAATAA
- a CDS encoding DUF917 domain-containing protein, translating into MAKVTLTTSMMEAAVYGGCVLGGGGGGWLEDGLESGRLALEVGTPQLYTAEEMNDEDLLATVALVGAPAATDQYTKPMHYVRALQLLEKTIGQPIKGIITNENGAGTTVNGWFQAAVTGLPVIDLPCNGRAHPTGLMGAMNLHELDGFISHQAAVGGKDERYHEVCVSGHLQQAAGLVRKISVEAGGLVVVARNPVTVAYARANGAPGAIQQAIEVGEALLGAKGEAAIEAVCQKLGGRVVTAGVVDEFALNTAGGFDVGRVVINGHEMTFWNEYMTLEVNGERLGTFPDLIMTLDAQTAKPIVSAEVEKGQKLAVIHVPKEQLILGATMRNRELMASVEGAVDKQILSYIFA; encoded by the coding sequence ATGGCGAAAGTGACCTTAACGACTTCCATGATGGAAGCAGCTGTATACGGCGGATGCGTGTTAGGCGGAGGCGGTGGTGGCTGGCTGGAAGATGGACTGGAATCAGGGCGTCTCGCGTTGGAAGTGGGAACACCGCAGCTGTATACCGCAGAAGAGATGAATGACGAAGATCTGCTGGCGACAGTTGCGCTGGTCGGGGCACCTGCTGCCACGGATCAATATACAAAACCGATGCATTACGTTCGTGCCTTGCAGCTTTTAGAAAAGACAATCGGTCAGCCGATTAAAGGGATCATCACCAATGAAAATGGGGCAGGTACGACGGTAAACGGCTGGTTTCAGGCTGCAGTGACAGGGCTTCCCGTGATCGACTTGCCATGTAATGGACGAGCACATCCGACAGGCCTCATGGGAGCTATGAATCTGCATGAGCTCGACGGCTTTATTTCTCACCAAGCTGCCGTAGGTGGGAAGGACGAGCGCTATCACGAGGTATGCGTGAGCGGCCACTTGCAACAGGCAGCAGGGCTGGTGCGCAAGATCTCCGTGGAAGCAGGCGGACTGGTTGTCGTTGCTCGCAATCCTGTGACTGTAGCGTATGCCAGAGCAAATGGAGCTCCTGGTGCGATCCAGCAGGCGATCGAGGTAGGGGAAGCCCTGCTCGGAGCAAAAGGAGAGGCAGCGATTGAAGCGGTCTGCCAAAAGCTCGGAGGCCGTGTTGTCACAGCTGGTGTCGTTGACGAATTTGCATTGAATACGGCTGGTGGTTTTGACGTAGGGCGCGTCGTCATCAACGGTCATGAAATGACGTTTTGGAACGAATATATGACTTTGGAAGTAAACGGAGAGCGACTGGGCACATTCCCAGATCTCATCATGACTCTGGATGCGCAGACAGCCAAACCGATCGTTTCCGCTGAGGTCGAAAAGGGTCAAAAGCTCGCAGTCATTCACGTACCAAAAGAACAACTGATTTTAGGAGCAACCATGCGCAACCGCGAGCTGATGGCTTCGGTGGAAGGCGCCGTCGACAAACAGATACTCTCCTACATCTTTGCTTAA
- a CDS encoding 3-hydroxyacyl-CoA dehydrogenase family protein: MANHVAVIGSGVMGHGIAQEYALAGYTVSLYDLKEEFLSKAKHSVENSLSLLVTEQVITEQAMQDALERIVLTTDLQAAVAEADVITEAIPEVIEMKWDLFEKLEHLAKEDAIIASNTSTFSIARLIEKAKTPHRIIITHFFNPAQLVPLVEVVRHESTSDEVVSAVMDLMVKIGKSPVLLKKDVPGFIANRLQAALMREAFSLLKEGVADAREIDTVMKDGIGFRWAFVGPIETADFGGLDTWKRVIENLAPVLDASQKAPALIEELVEKGELGTKTGSGIYSYADTSVEEKLKERDEHFIRLVKMKRG; this comes from the coding sequence ATGGCAAATCATGTAGCAGTCATTGGATCTGGCGTTATGGGCCACGGAATTGCCCAGGAATATGCGCTGGCTGGTTACACCGTCTCCCTCTACGACTTAAAAGAAGAGTTTTTGAGCAAAGCCAAACATAGCGTCGAGAACAGCTTGTCCCTTCTCGTCACCGAGCAAGTGATTACCGAGCAAGCCATGCAGGACGCTCTGGAGCGTATAGTTCTGACCACCGATCTCCAGGCAGCTGTCGCGGAGGCTGACGTAATCACAGAAGCGATCCCGGAAGTCATCGAAATGAAATGGGATCTGTTTGAGAAATTGGAGCATTTAGCGAAAGAAGATGCTATCATTGCATCCAATACCTCTACCTTCTCGATTGCGCGACTGATTGAAAAGGCAAAAACGCCACATCGGATCATCATCACTCACTTTTTCAATCCGGCACAGCTTGTCCCGCTGGTGGAAGTTGTTCGGCATGAATCAACATCGGATGAAGTTGTATCCGCTGTCATGGATCTCATGGTCAAGATCGGGAAGTCTCCGGTATTGTTGAAAAAGGATGTTCCGGGCTTTATCGCCAATCGCCTGCAGGCTGCCCTGATGAGAGAAGCCTTTTCTTTGCTGAAGGAAGGTGTAGCAGATGCGCGGGAGATTGACACGGTCATGAAAGATGGCATTGGATTCCGTTGGGCTTTTGTCGGCCCGATCGAAACGGCGGACTTCGGTGGACTGGATACGTGGAAGCGAGTGATTGAGAATCTGGCACCCGTACTGGATGCATCCCAGAAAGCCCCTGCTCTCATCGAGGAGCTGGTGGAAAAGGGCGAGCTCGGCACGAAGACCGGATCGGGCATCTATTCGTATGCGGATACTTCCGTAGAGGAAAAATTGAAAGAGCGGGACGAACATTTTATCCGACTGGTAAAAATGAAGCGCGGATAA
- a CDS encoding LysR family transcriptional regulator produces MDEKDWFLLQSLSKEKSLTRAAERMYMTQPALTYRLQQLEKRFGVPLIVKHGKGIRFTPEGEYLAIYANKMLAELRDTKDHIINMQREVQGTLRIGASIYFGQYELPLIIKKFLELYPKVQIHVDTGFSSEIFDMLLQEEIQVGIIRGEFQWLDQKHLIQEENICLVSKEKINLEDLPSLPRINYRAPKLALKLGDQMSFSLSHAIDQWWYERYQEPPTITMQVDSHETCKEMAKFGLGYAIIPRVFLRPNENLYTVDLTLKDGQPIKRRTWMLYRQATLKFAVVDRFVEFLQNYELT; encoded by the coding sequence ATGGACGAAAAAGACTGGTTTTTGCTGCAATCCTTGAGCAAGGAGAAGAGCTTGACGAGAGCAGCAGAGCGGATGTACATGACGCAACCCGCCCTGACGTACCGTCTGCAGCAGCTGGAAAAAAGATTTGGGGTTCCACTCATCGTCAAACACGGAAAAGGCATTCGCTTTACGCCAGAGGGCGAGTACTTGGCGATCTATGCGAACAAAATGCTAGCCGAGTTGCGAGACACGAAAGACCATATCATCAACATGCAGCGGGAAGTGCAGGGAACGCTACGCATCGGGGCGTCCATCTATTTTGGACAGTACGAGCTTCCGCTGATCATTAAAAAGTTTTTGGAGCTGTATCCCAAGGTACAGATTCACGTAGACACGGGCTTTAGCTCTGAGATTTTCGATATGCTGCTGCAGGAAGAGATACAGGTGGGGATTATTCGCGGGGAGTTCCAGTGGCTCGACCAAAAGCATTTGATTCAGGAAGAAAATATTTGCCTCGTCTCCAAAGAAAAAATCAATCTCGAAGATCTGCCTTCCTTACCGCGGATCAATTACCGTGCTCCCAAGCTGGCGTTGAAGCTAGGCGACCAGATGTCGTTCTCGCTCAGTCATGCGATCGACCAGTGGTGGTACGAGCGCTATCAAGAGCCCCCGACAATCACCATGCAGGTGGATAGTCACGAGACCTGCAAGGAGATGGCGAAGTTTGGTTTGGGTTACGCCATCATTCCACGAGTGTTTCTGAGGCCGAATGAAAATTTGTACACCGTGGACCTGACGCTCAAGGATGGCCAGCCGATCAAAAGGCGGACGTGGATGCTGTATAGACAGGCAACCTTGAAGTTTGCCGTTGTCGATCGATTTGTGGAGTTTCTGCAAAATTACGAGCTGACGTAA
- a CDS encoding MFS transporter: MNQRVLWMLSIAQFLSMQVWFNFSAIMPVVQGQWDLSSTQAGIIVATFHLGYVLAVIFYSFASDKYNPKYSFAYGSLVAGISGLLFAAFAEGFWSALLLRLLSGIGIAGVYVPGMKIVAQLAPPASRGKAMGIFVGSLVVGSGFSLFVSGILQNAWGWQGVIVVTSCAAILSCGLILISNIPEVTLSSTPVTLALLKKIVAKKNLLVNFSYAGHCWELYAMWAWMGPFMVYYFQQKGISDALSWGNLSASLIVMIGGIATYFGGKLADHWGNVRAIRLFIWLSIACSFSIGWMISFPVWIVGGIALLYGFTIIADSPIYNKSIADITDPEVLGIALGVQSVLGFSFTIISPAVFGLVLDYGHWGGAFTVIAIGTLVTPLCLRALQSAAIPVENNG, encoded by the coding sequence ATGAACCAACGCGTGCTATGGATGTTATCAATCGCACAGTTTCTATCGATGCAAGTATGGTTTAATTTTTCTGCCATCATGCCTGTAGTCCAAGGACAGTGGGATCTGTCATCCACCCAAGCAGGTATCATCGTGGCGACCTTTCATCTTGGTTATGTATTGGCAGTCATTTTTTACAGTTTTGCCAGTGATAAGTACAATCCAAAGTATTCGTTTGCTTATGGGTCACTCGTCGCAGGAATCAGTGGCTTATTATTTGCTGCCTTTGCGGAAGGATTCTGGTCTGCGCTGCTTCTTCGTCTGCTTTCAGGAATCGGGATCGCCGGGGTGTATGTGCCCGGAATGAAGATTGTTGCCCAATTAGCTCCACCTGCCTCAAGAGGAAAAGCGATGGGTATTTTTGTAGGCTCCCTCGTGGTTGGATCTGGTTTTTCTTTATTTGTGTCAGGCATCTTACAGAATGCATGGGGATGGCAAGGAGTTATTGTAGTTACTTCGTGCGCGGCCATTCTCTCCTGTGGTCTGATTCTGATATCAAATATTCCAGAGGTCACGCTTTCATCGACCCCTGTCACACTTGCGTTACTTAAGAAAATTGTGGCTAAGAAAAATTTGTTGGTCAATTTCAGTTATGCGGGTCACTGCTGGGAACTGTATGCGATGTGGGCTTGGATGGGGCCGTTTATGGTGTATTATTTTCAGCAAAAAGGAATTTCTGACGCGCTATCCTGGGGAAATCTAAGTGCTTCCCTGATTGTCATGATTGGCGGGATTGCCACCTATTTCGGAGGGAAGCTAGCGGATCATTGGGGAAACGTGCGCGCCATTCGCCTGTTCATTTGGCTCAGCATTGCCTGCTCTTTTTCCATTGGGTGGATGATTTCCTTTCCTGTCTGGATCGTTGGGGGTATCGCTCTGCTCTATGGCTTCACAATTATTGCGGATTCTCCCATTTACAACAAATCTATCGCCGATATAACGGACCCTGAGGTACTCGGTATCGCATTGGGCGTTCAATCCGTTTTAGGATTCAGTTTCACGATCATTTCACCCGCTGTATTTGGCTTGGTTCTCGATTATGGGCATTGGGGAGGGGCGTTTACGGTGATCGCCATCGGTACGCTAGTCACGCCGCTCTGTTTGCGAGCATTACAATCGGCAGCTATCCCTGTAGAAAACAACGGATAA